CACGTCGAGCCAGGAGAGGCGCAGTTGCGTGATCGATGCCAACCCGATCGCGTCGTGCGCCTGCGCACGATGCGTCCCCTCGTGACCGAACTCGCGCCGTGCGCGCAGCCGCGCCTCGTCGGCGGAAAGCCCCTCACGCACCAGTGCATCGGTGCGCTCGTCCAGGTGATGCTGGAACTCCTCGCGCATCTCCGCGTCGAGCTGGTCGCCGTGCATCACCGTGCGATACATCGCGTGCGCGCGGGCCTTCAACGCCGTGGCCGTGGCCCATTCGGGAAGCTGTGGCATCTCAGATCTCCTGCGGCGTGGCGAGGAGCGAGCGAGCGATGGCGTCGGCGAGCCGCTGCCAACTCCCCTGTTCCTGCACGAAGCGACGTCGCCCGAGCGGCGTGAGCTTGTAGAAGCGTGCACGCCGGTTGTTGTCCGATGTCCCCCAGCGACCGGCGATCAACCCTTGTTGCTCCAGCCGGTAGAGCGCGGGATAGAGCGCCCCCTGCTGCACGACGATCGCCTCGCCGGAGATCTGCTGGATGCGCAGCAGCACGCCGTAGCCGTGGACGTCTCCGAGTGAGATGGCCTTGAGGATGACCAGCTCGAGGTTGCCGGGGAGCAGTTCTGCTGGCGGCGCCATTGCTTCTCCTATGTGGGTTAGGAGAAAGGTGTACGCGCTCTCCTATGCCGGCAAGGAGAGCGCTCGGCGGGAGTGGAGTCTCCCCCGGGCGTCGCCGTCAGCGGTCCGCGCCGATGGTGGTGGGACGACGCGTGCGATGGAGGCACTGGCGCACGCCGGATGGCGGCTTTATTGCGCAAAGTACTTTTACCCGTCATTCGTCGCGCATGAAGGCCGTCGTCGCCACCACACAACGCCCGCTCCGCTTCTCCTGGCTCGACTTCAAGGTCGGGCTCCGCATCCTGGTGCGGTTCCCCGGACTCACCGTCGTGGGGACGGTTGCCATGGCGGTCGCCATCGCCCTCGGCTCCATCTACTTCGAGGCCGTCAACAAGTGGCAGAACCCGACCTTGCCGATTGCTGGGGGCGATCGCGTCATCTCGATCACCAACTGGGATGCGCACACCTCGTCGCCCGAGCGACGGATGCTGCATGATGTTGGTCTGTGGCGCGGACAGTTGCGCACGCTCGACGTGGTGGGAGCGGCGGTCGAGTTCCAGCGCAACCTGGCCACCGAGGATGGGCATGTCGAGATCGTCAACGGCGCCGAGTTGACGGCCAATGCCTTCGCGTTGATGGGGACGGCGCCGTTCATGGGGCGCACGATCTCCGAACGCGACGAGGAGCCGGGCGCGCCGCCGGTGGTGGTCATCGGCCACGCACTCTGGACGTCGCGCTTCGAGGGCGATCCGGGCGTGGTCGGGAAGTCGGTCAAGCTCGGAACCGCAAGTGCGACGATCGTCGGCGTGATGCCGCAGGGGTTCGCCTTTCCCGCCACGCAGCGCCTCTGGCTTCCGCTGCGCCGCGACGCCTTCACGATCGCGCCGCGAACCGGGCCCATGGTGACGGTGTTCGGCCGCTTGGCACCCGGCGCCACGCTGCAGGACGCGCGCAATGAGCTGGAAGTGCACGGCGCGCGGCTCGCCGCCGAGAGCCGCGCAACGCACGAGCACCTGCGTCCGGTCGTCGCCAACTACGGAAAGCCGCTCGGCGCCGGGCAGATGCTCCTCATCCGGAAGATCGTCTACGCGGTGAACGTGGTCTTCCTGCTGTTGCTGGCGATCATCTGCACCAACGTGGCGACGCTCGTCTTTGCCCGTACGGCCACGCGCGGCTGGGAGATCACGGTTCGCTCGGCGCTGGGGGCGAGCCGGGGACGGATCATCGCGCAGTTGTTCGTCGAAGCGCTGGTGCTGGCGAGCCTGGCGGCGATCGTGGGACTCGGACTGGCACGGCTCGCACTGCGATTCGCGGTGGCGCAGTTCGCGGCCAGCGGCGCGCTTCCGTTCTGGATCGACGACACGCTGTCGTGGCGGACAGTGCTCTACACCGGCCTGCTGACGCTCTTTGGGGCGGCGATCGTCGGCGTGTTGCCGGCGCTGCGCGTGACGCGGATCAATGTGCAGGACGCGCTGCGCAACGAGGCGGCAGCGCGCGCGGGTCTCAGATTCGGCGGCTTCTGGACGGGGGTGATCGTGGTGCAGGTCGCGATCACGGTGGCCTTCCTCCCCCTTGCAGCCGGCGGCGCCTTCGAGTCCAATCGCTTCCACCAGCGTGCGCAGGGGATCGAGGCCGGGCACTACCTCACCGCCGGCGTTGGCATCGATCGCGAAAACTACGTGCTCGACTCGGCGGCCTACGCGCAGCGCACGCGGCGCGCCTTCGACGAGCTGGAACGTCGCCTGCGCGCGGAGCCGGGGATCGAGCAGGTCTCGTTCTCCGACCGCCTCCCGGTCGAGGACCAGTTCAAGTACTCCATCGAGGTCGACAGCACGCTCGGCGTCTCGCCGACGACCGGGATCCGGCGGAGCACGTTGGTGCAGGTGTCGGGCGGCTTCTTTCGCGCGTTTGGCTCGGCGGTTGTTGCGGGGCGCGACTTCGTCCCGCTCGACTTCGAGACCGGGCACGTGATCATGGTGAACCAGTCGTTCGCCCACTACGTGTTAGGCGACCGGAATCCGGTTGGCCAGCGCGTGCGGATCGTGAGCGGGGAGATCGATGCGCTCGCCGGCGAGCAATGGTACGAGATCGTGGGGGTGGTCAGGGACTTCGGCTGGCAGCTTCCCGAGCCGCAGGAGCAGTCGGCGATGTACCTGCCGTCGCTCCCCGGAACGGGGCACGCGGGGCAGCTCGCCGTGCGGGTACGGGATCCGGATGCCTTTGCCACGCGATTGCGCACGCTCGTCGCCGAGGCCGACCCGACCATCCAGCTCATCGACGTGAAACCGCTTGGCCTGGCGGGCGGAGGCGAGGCACGGATGAACTGGGCATTGACGTCGGTGGCCTGGCTGGTGGGTTTCATCGTGCTGATGCTTTCGGCGACCGGCATACATTCGCTGATGTCGTTCACCGTCGCGCGGCGCACGCGCGAGATCGGGATTCGCGCCGCGCTGGGGGCGAGTGCGGGGCGCATCGTGGCGGGGATCTTCTCGCGGGCGCTGCTGCAGGTGACCCTGGGGGTGGTGGTGGGAAGCGTCGTTGCTTCGTTAGGCGGGCTGGGCTCGATGCGCGAGGTGCTGATCCTGGCCGGCGCGGACGCGATCATGCTGCTCGTCGGACTCACGGCATGCGCGGTGCCGTTGCGCCGCGCGCTCAGGATCGACCCAACGGAGGCGTTGCGCGCGGAGGGGTGAGCTGGTGCGCGCAACGCCGGCAGCAACGCGCTTGCGTCGCCGGACGATCCGGTCCATCGTCCACGGCCATGTTCAGAGCCACGCCATGACCCCCGAGCAACTCCTGAAGGAACTGCGCGACCAGACGTACGTCATGTTGCGCCCGTCTCCCATCGAGGGGATCGGCGTCTTCGCGCTGCGCGACATTCCCAAGGGGTGCCGCGACATGTTCTCCCCGCCGCCTGCAACTGACGACTACGTGGTGATCCCGCGCGCCACGATCGACGAACTCCCCGTGCACGCCCGGCGACTGGTCGAGACCTATTGCCTGTTCGACGCCGATTCGTACTACCTTCCCGGCGGGGGATTCAAGAAGCTCGACCTGGTGCACTTCCTGAATCACTCCGACGCACCGAACGTTGCCTCGGTGGACGAGGGGAAGTGGTTCGAGGCGCTGCGCGACATTGCGGAGGGGGAGGAGCTGCTGGTGGACTATGGGGAGTTGGTGGAGGATGAGGCGCCGACCGCGTGACGCACCGCGCTACTTCTTGCTCACCAGCGTCTTCTTGATCCACCCCTCCGCGCTGGCCCCCTGCACCTTGAGGAAGCCGTCCTTCTCCTCGCCCAGGTAGACGAGTTCGTCGACCTTCTTCACCGTGCCGGCGACCTTGGCTGCGTCCTGCGGCGCCGAGAAGACCTTGACGTTGTCGATCTTGGGGAAGAGGACGTCGCCCTCGTTGTAGACGGAGCCGGCCTTCGGCGCCTCGCCGCTCGACAGTTTGGACGGATCGAACTTCTCGGCGCGCGCCATCATCGTCGCATCGTCCTTGAGCTGCTTGATGACGTTGTTGTAGTTGTCCATGTACGACGCGGCGATGACCTTGCCTTCGGCGGTGCTGGTGTAGGCGCCGGCCCCGCCGACCACGCCGCCGGCCCAGCCGAACATGCCGAGGGAGAAGTCGGTCTTCCTGGCCTTGCCCTCGGCAGCTGCAACCTGGACCGTGGTGCGCGCGTCGGCGATGAGGATGGTCGTCGAGGCTTCCTTGAACTTGACGCCGCCGCCTAACGCGCCAATGCCACCCAGGCGGCGGCCGATCCCCGCGATGGCGCCGCCGGCGCCCCCGGCGTTGTTATCGACCACCTGGATGGCCGGGTTCATGACGAAGTCGGCGAGGATCATCTGCCCTTTCCCCATGTTGGAACCGGCCTGCGCCTCGCCGTCGCCCGCGAGCTCGCGCTCGCCCTTCATCACCGCCATCCCGGCGCCGCGCTCCAGCACCACGAAGCACTTGGACTGCTGCACCATCATGCGTAGCAGCGCGGTGGGGGAGCCTAGCGAGTAGCGCGCGAAGTACTGCATGTACTCGGCCTTGGGCTCGGCCAGGGCGATGGTCCCGATGGGGCGATCGCACTTCTCGAGCTGGTCCTTCGACTTGTCCTGCGCCTGCGCGAACGAAGGGGAGAGCGACGTGGCGAGGGCGAGCAGCGCAGGGGCAAACGGGAGGCGTGAGGGGCGGCGGGGGAGGGTCATGGGGAGGCTCCGGGTAGGGTGGACCAGCGCCCTGAGCACCGATCCACTCCCCGTTGCGCGAAAGCTCTCGTCCGGCTGTCATCGTCGGCGCGCCGACCGGTCGACCGCACCGCCGCAGCTGCGGATTCTCCCCTCGCGGCGCGCCTTTAGGGTGCCGCGCCGCTTAGGAACTCGCCGCGGCGCCGCCGCACACGCTCACTTCACATTCGCCCGGAAGAACGCCACCGTCCGCTCCCACGCCAGCTTGGCCGCCGCCGCGTCATAGCGCGGCGTGGTGTCGTTGTTGAAGCCGTGCTGCGTCCCCGGATACAGGTAGCGCTCGTACTTCACGTTGGCCGCCTGCAGCGCCTTCTCGAAATCAGGCCAGCTGGCGTTGATGCGCGGGTCGTTCTCCGCCGACTGCACCAACAACGGACAGCGAATCTTCGGGACGTCTTCCAGGTTGGGCGCCGAGCCGTAGAACGCGACGCCGCCGGACAGGTCGGTGCCGAGCCGTGTGGCGAGGTAGTTCACCATCCCGCCGCCGTAGCAGAAGCCGACGGCGCCGACCTTCCCGGTGCACTCGGCGCGCCCCTTGAGGAAGGAGGCGGCGGCAACGAAGTCCTCGCGTGTCTTGGCTTGCTCCAGCTTGGGGAACAGCTCGCGCGCCTTGTCCTCGTCCCCCGGATAGCCTCCCAGCGGGAAGAGGGCGTCAGGTGCAAAGGCGACGAAGCCGTCGAGCGCCAGGCGCCGCGCGATGTCTTCGATGTGCGGGTTGAGGCCGCGGTTCTCGTGGACCACGACAATCGCCGGCAGTTTGCCGGTCGCGTTGGCGGGCCGACACACGTACGCCTTGATCGTGCCGTTACCCTTGGGCGAGGCGACCTCGACCACTTCGGTCTTCAGCCGCTGGTCATCCTTGGGCACCTGCTGTGCTTCGGCGAACTTCGGGCTGAGCGAGTCGAGCAACATGCCGGCGGTGATGCCGCCCACGGCAAACTTGGTCGCGCGGTCGAGAAAGCCGCGGCGATCGATGGCGCCGTGCACGTACTGGTCGAAGATGAGCAGTAGTTCCTGGTCGAAGTCCTGCGCCGTCTTGCGTTCCATTTAGATGAACTCCCCTGGTCAACTGGCCAAAGCAAAAATCAACCTGACACTGCGGCCACCCTTCGACGGGGGCCTGGCCGCCGGTCTGGACCAAACCGCGCATCGGTGGTCAGCGCGCCAAAGTCGAGGGCATCAGCGCATTCAGACCTCAGGTTACTTCAGGTTGATGATGGCTAGAACCCGCCGCCGGGCGGCCGTGGTACGGCCGTGCGCGCACCGGAATCGCTGCTTGAACCGCTCGAGCCGCCAGATGAGCTACCAGTTGAGCCGCCGGAGTAGCCCTGCGACGAGACGCCGCTGGTGCCGCCGGAACTGGCGCCCGACCTGCCGGCGCTCGAGCTGTAGTCGTTGCTGCCGGTACGAATCGGTTCGCTCTCGCGCGGACGCACCTGCGTGTAGCCGCGACCGTTGACCACCCGGCCTTCGACCTGGGCCGTGCCAGCCTCCGGAGCCGGATTCACGCTGACCCAACCGCTCGGGTAGTAATTACCGTAGTAGTTGCCGTAACCGTAATTGCCGTAAAGCGGGTTGTAGTACGGCGAATACATCGACCCGCACGCCGAGTAGTAGCTGCGGTAGCCGTAACCGCTGTAGCCATAGCAGTCGGCAAAGGCGCTGCCCATCAGGAACGGCGACAGGAACGGGTCGTAGAAGCTGCCGGCCATTGAGATGCCGACCGGCGCGGACGAGCCGTAGTTGCTGCGGCGTTCGACCACGAAGCGCTGCGGAAAGGCGAGACCGATCATCAAATCGATCACCGTTTCGGAAACGCCGGCATCGGCCAACGCGACCAGCGACTTCTTATTGAGGTCGAACCGGCCCTTGGCCTCGGCAATCGCGGCCTGCACGGCCTCGGCCGGCATCTTGGCGCTGGCTTCGATCACATCGGCGACATTCCACAACATGTCGTCGGCCGTGGGTGTGCGCGCCATGCCGCCGACGACCACCTGCATGACCGGCGAGCCATCGGCCAGAGTCTGGTTGAAAGCGCGGCGATAGCGCTGGACGCGCACGGCCCGGTCGCCGCCGCCCTCGACCAACTGCACGTTGATCCACGACGGTCCCGGGTTCAGGAACGCGATGCTCGACACCGTGCGCGCCGGCTCAGTGCCGCACGTCACTTCGGTTCGCCGGAACAGGCGCTGGCCATCGCGCGACCATTCCGCCCGCTCAGTGCCCGCGCATTCCTGGTCGCTGATCGGCCGCGTGATCCCGTCTGCCTGCAGCCGTTCGGCGCCGCCATCGACCGTACTGATCACGGTTTGCAGGCGCACCCCAGGCGTGTCGGGCGTGATGCAGAGTCGCGCGCCGGTGCCGGCCGGGTCGTCTTCAAGCCGCCAGCAGCCCAGCCAATTGGCAAAGCGAGCATCGACCTGTGCCGTCGGCGCCGGGGCCGGGGCGGCCGGCGCCTGCGCATATGCCACGCCGGTGGCCATTGAGAACGCGAGAACCAATGTCGTTGTCATGGTCGGTCTCCGTGTGAGGCAGTCTGCGTCATCTGCGGGCTAAAACCGGATGTGGAGTCCGGCGCCCAACCGGAATCCGCCGAGGTCGATGGCTTCAAAATCGATAAAGTCAGTGCCGAGCGTGGCCTTGGACCAGGTATAGCGCCCTTCCAGGGACATGAACATCCGCCGGTAGACCTGGATGTCGGTGCCGCCGAACACATGCGCGGACGGCGCCCAGCCGTCAGACTGGAACGATTCGGTGAACACCCGACTGTCGCTGAAGTCGACAAAATCGCCCACCTGCTTGAACAGGTAGTTGGTCAGTCCGCCGCCGGCGCCGAGGTAGGGCACGAAGGTCGAGGGAATCCAGGCGAATCGGCTGATCGACCGCCCCCGCGGAATCAGCGCAAGTCTCGCCGCGCCAAACATGCCCGACCGGCGCAGCGAAGTCTCCTGCTGAATCGGCAAGTTGCGGTTGTCAACAAACGCCCGATACTCGGACGGCGTCGACGACTTGGCGACGTCGAAGCCGGCGACGACATCGAGGCGCGGGGTGAGGTTGAATGCGACTTCGACGCCAAAGCCCGGTGCGTTGAACGACGACTTCTCCAGTGTCAACTGGTCAGTGACGAAGTCGTAAAGGTCGGACCCGGCACTGGCGAACACCCAGTCGCCGCGTACGCCGACACTCACCCGGGGCCGGCCGAGCAGGAAGTCGGGACTGGACGGAGCCTGGAAACTACCGGACGGAGGTGACGAAACTTGCGCCGCGGCTGGAGCGGGCAACCAGATCAGCGATAGGGTGGCCCCCGCACTCACCAAGAAACCGCGGATGCGCCGGCCGTTGTGAGCCATAGCTACTACCTCGCGAAGCGGGCACCTGCTGGCGAAGAGCCTGCTCTCATCAAGGGTAGCAGAAAAGGGGCAGCCGGCGCAGGCCGCCGGCGACCGTCCCGTCATACAGTTAGGCATGCGACCGACAGCGCTGATTGTGTTCGCCCTCACGGTGATTGGCCAGTCCGTGGTGCCGGCCGCCTCGGCGGTCCGGCAGCCGGCGTCCATTTTCCGGTTTCAGTCGGACGGCTTCTGGCTGAATCTCCACCACTTCCTCTACGTGCTCGGCCGGGCCGAGGCGGGATTTCCCGATCGCCAGCGCCGGGCGGTGATCGATGCCCCCACCGATCAGGCCCGCGTCCTGCCGAGCCTGTCTGAAGATGACCGCCGCGTGTGGACGGCCACGGTCACCGCCTATAGCAAGGGGCTCAGCCTGAAAGACACGGCCCTCGACCAGGAACTGATGGCTGTGACGACCGCGATGCAACGGCGGGATGATGCCGAACCCGCGACGGCCCGGATCGATCCGGGCCTCGCCGCGCTGCTGGAACAGGCAGCACCGGTGTATCGCAAGGCGTGGTGGCCGGCGCACCAGCAGGCGAACCGGAGCGAGGTGCGCGAGTTGGAAGGTCTCGTCGCCCAGCATGGTCCGGCGATCGTCAGCTACATCACGCGCGTCTACCAGGAACGGTGGCCGGCAGATGGCTTCCCGGTCCATGTGACCGCCTACACCAACTGGACCGGTGCGTATTCCACCGGCGACCGGCTCCTCGTGGTGTCCAGTGTCGACCCCGGTACGAAAGGCCTGTTGGGATTGGAGATTGTGTTTCACGAGGCGATGCATCAATGGGATGACGCGATGCTGAGACGGGTGCGAAGGTTGGCGACCAACAATGCCACCGCGCCGGTATCCGACCTGCTCACCCACGCGCTTATTTTCTACACCGCCGGCGAAGCGGTGCGCGCCCTCGCGCCCGGCCACGTGCCGTACGCGGAGTGGTACGGCTTCTGGCAACAGCGGGAGCTTGGCGCGTTCAAGACCGCCCTCGATACGTCGTGGAAACCGTACCTCCAGGGCCAGGGTACGCTGGACCAGGCGCTTACGGCGCTGCTGAAGGTGCCGACAGGCTAAGCGCGAGACTCGCGCCAATCACCAGGACGCCAGCCAGCGTCAACAGGCCGCCTTCGAAGCGGCCAGTCGCGTCGCGGACCCAGCCGATCAGGAATGGACCCGCGAAGCCGCCGATGTTGCCGATCGAGTTGACAATGGCCAACCCGCCGGCGGCGGCGGTCCCGCGGAG
The nucleotide sequence above comes from Gemmatimonadaceae bacterium. Encoded proteins:
- a CDS encoding PadR family transcriptional regulator, with protein sequence MAPPAELLPGNLELVILKAISLGDVHGYGVLLRIQQISGEAIVVQQGALYPALYRLEQQGLIAGRWGTSDNNRRARFYKLTPLGRRRFVQEQGSWQRLADAIARSLLATPQEI
- a CDS encoding ABC transporter permease, producing the protein MKAVVATTQRPLRFSWLDFKVGLRILVRFPGLTVVGTVAMAVAIALGSIYFEAVNKWQNPTLPIAGGDRVISITNWDAHTSSPERRMLHDVGLWRGQLRTLDVVGAAVEFQRNLATEDGHVEIVNGAELTANAFALMGTAPFMGRTISERDEEPGAPPVVVIGHALWTSRFEGDPGVVGKSVKLGTASATIVGVMPQGFAFPATQRLWLPLRRDAFTIAPRTGPMVTVFGRLAPGATLQDARNELEVHGARLAAESRATHEHLRPVVANYGKPLGAGQMLLIRKIVYAVNVVFLLLLAIICTNVATLVFARTATRGWEITVRSALGASRGRIIAQLFVEALVLASLAAIVGLGLARLALRFAVAQFAASGALPFWIDDTLSWRTVLYTGLLTLFGAAIVGVLPALRVTRINVQDALRNEAAARAGLRFGGFWTGVIVVQVAITVAFLPLAAGGAFESNRFHQRAQGIEAGHYLTAGVGIDRENYVLDSAAYAQRTRRAFDELERRLRAEPGIEQVSFSDRLPVEDQFKYSIEVDSTLGVSPTTGIRRSTLVQVSGGFFRAFGSAVVAGRDFVPLDFETGHVIMVNQSFAHYVLGDRNPVGQRVRIVSGEIDALAGEQWYEIVGVVRDFGWQLPEPQEQSAMYLPSLPGTGHAGQLAVRVRDPDAFATRLRTLVAEADPTIQLIDVKPLGLAGGGEARMNWALTSVAWLVGFIVLMLSATGIHSLMSFTVARRTREIGIRAALGASAGRIVAGIFSRALLQVTLGVVVGSVVASLGGLGSMREVLILAGADAIMLLVGLTACAVPLRRALRIDPTEALRAEG
- a CDS encoding SET domain-containing protein — protein: MTPEQLLKELRDQTYVMLRPSPIEGIGVFALRDIPKGCRDMFSPPPATDDYVVIPRATIDELPVHARRLVETYCLFDADSYYLPGGGFKKLDLVHFLNHSDAPNVASVDEGKWFEALRDIAEGEELLVDYGELVEDEAPTA
- a CDS encoding dienelactone hydrolase family protein, with amino-acid sequence MERKTAQDFDQELLLIFDQYVHGAIDRRGFLDRATKFAVGGITAGMLLDSLSPKFAEAQQVPKDDQRLKTEVVEVASPKGNGTIKAYVCRPANATGKLPAIVVVHENRGLNPHIEDIARRLALDGFVAFAPDALFPLGGYPGDEDKARELFPKLEQAKTREDFVAAASFLKGRAECTGKVGAVGFCYGGGMVNYLATRLGTDLSGGVAFYGSAPNLEDVPKIRCPLLVQSAENDPRINASWPDFEKALQAANVKYERYLYPGTQHGFNNDTTPRYDAAAAKLAWERTVAFFRANVK